The stretch of DNA GATTATGTGTTTGCGTTATCGCGAGCCATGTTCACTGCACACGCTAATTGTATTTTATGATCTTGTGCCCGCTGCACAGTCACAATTCCCCTTTCCAATGATGGCTTATGCTTCCTCGCAGTGCTTCGAAAAACACCCCAGCAAGAACATTTTGGATTAGAGCAATATTGCCACTGAGACAATTCTGACAAACTGATAGCACATCGGGCGCACACTCTCTCACAGCTACACGCTCTCATTCACTCACTCGATCCCTGTCTGCCAGACATGGGCCCCGGCCAAATGGTGCTATTTACTGGAGCAGGACTGGCACTTCTCCAGACCATGGGGGTAGCAGGCTTGGCAACGCAGATCGCTGATGGACTCGTTGAAGCGGTTCGCCAGCATGGACAGCTTGCTGCCGTGACACAGGGAGCAGGGAGCGCAGCCCGAACCGCCACAATGCTGGCAGCTGTCGGCCTCCTGGAGACGGAAGAAGCGCATTAGAGGGGCTGTGTGGAGAGGCACAGGTTAAAAGCAGGAGGGAGAGGTTAGGAAGATGTTCAGGCTGGGCCGAAGGAGGGAGGACGGACAAAGTCTCAGGTCTAAAATAGATGGTGTGAAATAGTCACTCTTCCCTTCTTTGGTTTGGACCTAAAATCAGACTAAAACCTTAAAATCCGAGAAGGAAAAACTTAGATTTATCACAGtggaaaccacaaacatgttggtAGAATGAAAATCTCAAATTTAGCAAACCACAAATCTATTTATAactgtttccattaaaaatgaggaaatacatcacacatttttgttcaactatttacaaccattGACCAAACTATcaggtgtaaaaataagtaataatatctaataATCTCTGGTTTCCTTCTATTCACTCCATAGCCTGAATATAGCTTCACTCTCACaacttctccctcttccttagcaaccactgacacatcatttcctgattggttgctaggatgcattttgcatttctttctgtgCTTTTGAGCGTTTGGAGCTGGCAAGCTAGCAAGCTCCTCTTGCtagcattttgcttttcaccgtttctcccGTGCACCAGACGCACACCAGCATGAATATTCAGGAGAAAGTGTggtgtaaattatttataataagtctagttttgcTTGGTCTATCaatacaatttaaatttaagtcGTAGCCTAAGTGACGCTGCGTTTCGCTGCTACGTCGTCtcaaattggtcatgtgatttggacgcacTGCCTCGTCCatcgactccagagggttaatctGCTGGTTTCTCCTCAGTTCCAtgcattacatttcatttacacACTGATGACTGTCAAATATATTTGACACTTAAACAAGCTGATAATTATGAAAACAACTGCTAGAGTGCTTTGCAAAAATCAAGGCATGACTGGACGTGACTTTTCTGCACCTACATGACAACTAAACTGAGGTCCTGCTGTTTGAGCCTCGTGCTGATCTGGGGCAAATAACGTCGGTTAAAACTCAACAACGCCCTCAGATTTGATGCACAGATTAAATCAGTGgtcaagttttttgttttgttttttgagacaGTTTTCCAAAGCGAAACTGTTTCTTTCTCCGCATCACTTTGAGGTTTTAATCCACGCTTTTAACACAACTCCTTCAGGTTATTGTGATGCGCTTCAAGTTGGACTTTTACCTGGAACCAAAAGACAAGAACACGTCACAACAACTTTGGCTGAACTTCACTGGCATCTAGATTGTTTccagattcattttaaatgtcttttatttgtttttatttatgtgtctgacCTGCTCCAGCCTTTTCAGTCGCTGCCCTCAAACTCTGGAACGATCTGCCTGTACATATCAGGCCgactcacttcttctttttaaatcctctcttaaaactaattatttctCTCTGgcttttaactcagtttgagatGTTAGCTCTTGTGGTTTTTTACTGTTTGATTGCGTTTTATCCGTCCTGATGCCTGAGCACGACACTTTGGCCtcttactgtttttactgtttgtttcatGATTTTAGTCTTTTCATCTCTGCTGATGTACGTGTACAGTACTTTGGCCAAccgtgttgtttttaaaaagctttacaaataaagattgattgattgattgattgattgatctgTTTTCTATAATTAAatgctgttttccttttaaatgtaaCTTTACTGCAGCTAAACAGTTTCCTGAGTGATTAACATGCAGCTCGAGGCCGGTTCATGATCAGCAGACATTAGTGCAGCTGTCTGCTGGCAAACAACCGTAATCATAGACTGAATTTCCAACACCGTTTTCAATTAATTGCCTTTGGTAAGTAGCTATAGTGCTCACCCAACTGGTCAGTTTTGTGCAGAATGTTTGTAATAATAATCTGTGTGCCATTAAGAAAAAGAGAGTGTGAGATTATCACAGAGGTCTGAGGCTTGAGTTCTGCCCCAGTCTTTATATATTTGGCCACAGGTCTTTAAAAGGGGTCCATGTAAAATCTgtggctgatttttttttatatatattttttaaaattttcctcCCAAATTTAAAcgtctttaaatgcacattaacataaacCCAACATATTAAATCCCAGCTATGTTAGCAGAAGaaaagctaacagtgcatgatgtTTATGTGAGGtatgtttattaaaaaataatatttgaacctgtgtattattttaatagcttaatactgaatgcaaaattatgataataatgtatattttagtttaatataggacacatgtagcaggtagagggtccctacttcatctctgGAGAATGGAGAATGTTTTTAAGATTATATTCTTTCCAGTGCAGCTAAAATACATGGAAAAGAAACAATACTTTTTGCAGGGatgtttaaatttttgttttgatttgttgacATTCATTGATGCAAATGCAATTCACCCCTGACCTTTCATTTAAGCATGTTATAGTCAAGTAAAGCCAGAGCTAGGGAGCTTAGCATTGAGCTGTAGGGGGGCTTTGAAGAAACGGCTaatatgaaaacagaaacagggataggaacaggaaaaaaaatcaaattaccGTCAGTGGGCTGAATAAACGACAGCGTTACCGaatttaaacaaacactgctCAGAATTTGAATCCTGTAATCAGGAACCAAAATGGAGCAACCATCAACAGTGAGCTACATTTAATCATGAGATGCAccataaaatatacaaataaagtaaGTGACGGTGTAACTATGTCGCTggggttaaaaacaaaaccaaactcTGATATGTTTCAGCATGGCCTGCGATATTACCGCAATAAAACACAGCACTAATGAGACACACAGAGCTGCACACaagctatttattttaatgaaagctAATGCTTTGACTTCAGCTAAACTGACATTAAGATGCATGTGGGGCTATATTGCGCTGATCAGCTATAGTGGATGTACAGATCGAAGAAAAAGCTGCGGAACAAAAAGACAGTGAGAAATTAACACTTTTGTAGCAGCAGAGGCAATAAAGAGGAGCGAGGTtgccaaataataaaaaaaaacagctgagaaTGAACTTTTtgggagacagagaaaatgagaaaataacgAGAGGTGAGAAaaggatgggaggaggagggggggtgcagGAGAAGAGTAATCAGGAACAGAGGTAAGAGGGAGGCTGGGTATCCTCGCTGGCTTGTAAGTGGCAGGCAGATGCTGCAAGGGCAGAGTAAAACTGTGGACTCATCAGTATCTGTTCACAGTTGACAGATAACACTAGGACAATGGGTTGATGGTTGTTGCAGCAGGAGGGAGGAATAAAAGCATAGGGGTATAAATAGGGTGGCGGGCCGTTACAAGGATTCACAGAGTTTGTGATCGGGAGACGCTGCTTTAGTTATTAAgttgaaataaagtaaatgttgaGAAAGTGAGAATAACTTGTCTCCAAAGGATCATCACCTTTGTGTCTGCGTCGCTGATCTgtttctgctccttctcctcccagtCCTGcgtatgaggaggaggagaaggagctctGGCCCTCCTCCGGCTCCCCTTGTCCCTGGCCTTCAGGTGTCCCTCCGAGTCCGAGGGATGAACCGCGTGGTGCCGCAGCGTTTCAGACTTCTTCGGTGGCGCTCTGATGATGCGCAGGTTGCTGGTGTAGATGATTATCTTACCGAAGTCTAAAACTGAGGACtggaaggaaattaaaaaaataaaagaggaaaatgttgatgGATATTGAATGAAGAGCATGGCCACGTGCATGTGTGGGTGAGCTTCAAAGTCACATTTATGTAAAACACAACAGCCATTTatcacagtttaatggagctacgctttaaattcaactttctgaatctggtccttgtcccagtttccATGCAACAGAGAATTctaataactgatgggaacatgtcctcttcctccacactaggtggcgatatgtttCTTGTCAGTGAGTAAATACgtcccctttccggttgacctattacgtcatataataaacaagatttgttcatgtgtcagaccgacatttcaaacaacaaccagatggataatagttgttttttaatctcgtacataatttGGGTGCTACTTATGGTAAAGATAATTTGATGCTATCTCTCAGGTAGTTCCTCTACAGGCTCTTCTTCTGCCACCGTctttcttagatgtttttgATTGGGGGTCCGGTTGTGgaacatgtgcacatgtgttgtccacttaaagtctgattaaggcgcataaataagagaaaatcggataaggagaactctgattttagtctgAGTTGGACTTTAACGTATTTACCTGCactgaagttgtccagttaaagtcggattaagggaataattcgtttttgttttttttttcatgtcaatgtaaacgtactgactgtgTCTCGGTCTAATAAGGGCTCTgatggggaagggggggggggggcttcctCCTGAATGATCGAGAGTAAAGAATGAAATCTGTGATCTTTAATGCTGGGACTGTTTGATATTtcatagttatttatttgatcatGACCTCTGACATTTGGTTGCCCATGGAAACAATGCAGCCCTGCACATATGAAGCAGATTGATACCAACGACTTCGTAATTACTTTAGAAATCGCTGACATTTCTGCCTTTACaaactcctcctcttctctcttctctgtgtttttcaaaCTGTATGAGTTAATCTGAAAGGCTGCATTCAAGCATCCCGAAAACAGAAGTCAGATATTGTTTCAGTGAAGTGAAATCTCAGGTAGTGATTAGACCTCGTAAGGCAGAGAGTCCTCTAAAAGGCCGCCATGCCGAACAAACGGATGAACTAACTGCAGGTTGCCGTCTTCTGATTTGGTCACCAGGCCAATGCGATGCCTTTGTTTGGATGATAAAAGGATGGATGTGACATGAGGCCAGCAGGTAGCGTAGCTGACCTCCCGCTTAGCCTTCCGCACTAACGAAGCCGCCGGTTCTGTAAAAAGCACCTTTTTCACCTCACATGAACAATTTTGTGGCCGTTGTTGGTCCTCGTTTAACTGCTGGGAAATGTTCATTGAGCTGCACTCAGCTGATGCTTTAATTACccaagatttattttctatttcaagTGGGTGCTTCAAAGTGCTTTTTCTGCTCTAAAGATCCACGGATtcattattaaatttatttacgTGTCTGTTACCTATTAGCACAAGTGCATTTGCACTGCTCATtccacatatttatatatatactggcTATAAACATActatataataattaatattaagtaATGTTATTGATGCGTGCTGAAAGGATAACGCTCATGGTGAATCCACTTACAACTGTACAGatgaacagaaagagaaacagaagacaCACAATGCAGGACTAGAttgtacacaacacac from Mugil cephalus isolate CIBA_MC_2020 chromosome 15, CIBA_Mcephalus_1.1, whole genome shotgun sequence encodes:
- the LOC125021308 gene encoding glutaredoxin domain-containing cysteine-rich protein 2; the protein is MEELQRKLNQHYEGNKPRKVRFKLASSYSGRVLKHVYEDGQELDSPEEKYPHSFIHRKIPPSHLEMEQLCGFEDAHGEQQGVYPPTGLIAQRINVYRGMGSYKATAGQTDEAEGEGKSSVLDFGKIIIYTSNLRIIRAPPKKSETLRHHAVHPSDSEGHLKARDKGSRRRARAPSPPPHTQDWEEKEQKQISDADTKEADSCQHCGGSGCAPCSLCHGSKLSMLANRFNESISDLRCQACYPHGLEKCQSCSSK